One Lactobacillus sp. ESL0785 DNA window includes the following coding sequences:
- a CDS encoding glucose-6-phosphate isomerase, with amino-acid sequence MSLIKFDSTKLTPFVHQNELSEMQALVNAADKELKDGTGAGSDFLGWVDLPVNYDKDEFSRIKKAAKKIQSDSEVLICIGIGGSYLGAQAAIEFLNSAFYGKGKEKYPTIVFCGNSLSGSYLHDLMVWLGDKDFSVNVISKSGTTTEAAVAFRIFKAKLIKKYGKEEAQKRIYATTDRVKGALKTESDAEGYEEFVVPDDIGGRYSVLSAVGLLPIAASGADIDQLMQGAADARSDYQDTDLTKATPYQYAALRNILYRKGYTTEIVENYEPTLRMFGEWCKQLMGESEGKDNKGIWPSSANFSTDLHSLGQYIQEGLRNLFETVIRVENPANDVEIPSDDHNLDQLNFLAGKSLNYVNERAYEGVVLAHTDGGVPVMTVNIPDQTEHTLGYLIYFFELAIAISGYLNGINPFNQPGVEAYKRNMFGLLNKPGYEELHDDLTARFNK; translated from the coding sequence ATGAGTTTGATTAAATTTGATAGCACGAAACTGACACCATTTGTTCATCAAAATGAACTAAGCGAGATGCAAGCATTAGTTAATGCTGCTGATAAAGAGTTAAAAGACGGCACTGGCGCTGGAAGTGATTTCCTAGGCTGGGTTGATCTGCCTGTTAATTATGACAAAGATGAATTTAGTAGAATTAAAAAGGCCGCTAAGAAGATTCAGAGTGATTCAGAAGTTTTAATCTGTATTGGAATAGGTGGTTCTTACTTGGGTGCCCAAGCAGCAATTGAGTTTTTGAACAGTGCCTTTTATGGTAAAGGCAAAGAAAAATACCCAACGATTGTCTTTTGTGGTAATTCACTCTCTGGTTCATACCTGCACGATTTAATGGTATGGCTTGGTGATAAAGATTTCAGTGTTAATGTTATTTCTAAGTCAGGAACAACAACTGAAGCAGCCGTTGCCTTTAGAATTTTTAAAGCTAAATTAATTAAGAAATATGGTAAAGAAGAAGCACAAAAGCGGATTTATGCAACTACTGATCGTGTCAAGGGTGCTTTAAAGACCGAATCTGATGCCGAAGGTTATGAAGAATTTGTTGTACCTGATGATATTGGTGGTCGTTATAGTGTCTTATCTGCTGTTGGTTTATTGCCAATTGCTGCATCAGGTGCTGATATTGACCAATTAATGCAAGGTGCAGCTGATGCTCGTAGTGATTACCAGGATACTGATTTAACAAAAGCAACACCGTATCAATATGCTGCTTTGCGTAATATTCTTTATCGTAAAGGTTATACAACTGAAATTGTTGAAAATTATGAACCAACTTTAAGAATGTTTGGTGAATGGTGCAAGCAATTGATGGGTGAATCTGAAGGTAAAGATAATAAGGGAATTTGGCCATCCAGTGCTAATTTCTCGACCGATTTGCACTCACTTGGACAATATATTCAAGAAGGTTTGCGGAACTTGTTTGAAACGGTTATTCGCGTTGAAAATCCAGCAAATGATGTTGAAATTCCATCTGATGATCATAATTTGGATCAATTAAACTTCTTGGCTGGTAAGAGCTTGAACTATGTGAATGAACGTGCTTATGAAGGCGTTGTGTTAGCCCATACTGATGGTGGTGTTCCAGTAATGACAGTTAATATTCCTGATCAAACTGAACATACATTGGGTTACTTGATTTACTTCTTTGAATTAGCAATTGCAATTTCTGGTTATTTAAACGGGATTAATCCATTTAATCAACCAGGCGTTGAAGCGTATAAGCGTAATATGTTTGGTCTGTTGAACAAACCTGGTTATGAAGAACTGCACGATGATTTAACTGCACGTTTTAATAAATAA
- a CDS encoding ECF transporter S component, with the protein MAGYSKNKLTLGQLVFLALLTALNVVLSRILIIPIPATHGDINFCDTGIFLAAVSLGPWAGLLVGGLSGFLLDLLSGYGQFMIFSLIVHGLEGLLVGLFAKSNKVSNNWPQIILAIIVGIIVMVIGYYITNWILYSTAAGIFSVLTNTIQGVAGAIVAVILLPALQKILAHYWRLS; encoded by the coding sequence ATGGCAGGTTATAGTAAAAACAAGTTAACTTTGGGACAACTAGTTTTTTTAGCACTTCTAACAGCATTAAATGTTGTTCTAAGTCGTATCTTAATAATTCCAATTCCGGCTACACACGGTGATATTAATTTTTGTGATACAGGAATTTTTTTGGCAGCCGTATCGTTAGGTCCATGGGCTGGTTTACTGGTTGGCGGTTTGTCTGGCTTTTTGCTTGATTTGCTTTCTGGATACGGTCAATTTATGATTTTTTCACTAATTGTTCATGGTTTAGAAGGATTATTGGTTGGTTTATTTGCCAAGTCAAATAAAGTCAGTAATAACTGGCCGCAGATTATTTTGGCGATAATTGTGGGAATAATTGTAATGGTTATTGGCTATTACATTACCAATTGGATTTTATATTCAACTGCAGCTGGAATTTTTAGTGTTTTAACTAATACGATTCAAGGTGTAGCAGGTGCTATTGTTGCTGTAATTTTGCTGCCAGCTTTGCAAAAAATTTTGGCTCATTATTGGCGATTATCATGA
- a CDS encoding MFS transporter produces the protein MTEKEVTVKHILAIISCALMAFVSILTETSLNVTFPVMMRQFHIGLGLVQWTTTGYLLMIAVIMVASSYLNERFSARQLFLTAAITFIIGSLLAAKATSFWLLLAGRLISSFGAGLSIPLMFNLVVELMPQDKWGFYMGITGLVIILAPSLGPTFGGTIVYFFSWPLIFYIVAVIGIAILLLGFFVIEQYHAKKRPQFNWLSYGLIAAAMIVFSLTFDQIGNGLANVWFWLGLLIVAVLVWLFVKSVKHSQKRLINLAVFKNKAFIYAMISYLLLQFINIGTSFTLPNYVQIVNHSSSLIGGLILLPGCILSGILNPWFGHLYDQKGAKMPLLTGATFCIIACTLFAIFSLKISTLMVVLFYGIMIIGRQLAFNNTMAEASKLQPEELRTDATAVFQTGQQYAGSLGTTAMAAIISAWQKRPGNYALLTAQGSRMAFIVLIIVSIIIMLSYLKMFQLEKAK, from the coding sequence ATGACAGAAAAAGAAGTAACGGTAAAACATATCTTGGCAATTATTAGTTGCGCATTAATGGCCTTTGTATCGATTTTGACAGAAACAAGCTTAAATGTGACTTTTCCTGTGATGATGCGCCAGTTTCATATTGGTTTAGGTCTAGTGCAATGGACGACAACTGGCTATCTATTAATGATTGCAGTAATTATGGTTGCTAGTTCGTATTTGAATGAAAGGTTTTCTGCACGGCAATTATTTTTAACAGCGGCAATTACTTTTATTATTGGCTCTTTACTTGCAGCTAAGGCAACGAGTTTTTGGCTGCTACTTGCGGGAAGACTAATTTCATCATTTGGTGCAGGATTATCAATTCCACTGATGTTTAATCTGGTAGTTGAATTAATGCCGCAAGATAAATGGGGCTTTTATATGGGAATTACGGGCCTAGTAATTATTTTAGCGCCTTCACTTGGTCCAACATTTGGGGGCACGATCGTCTACTTCTTTAGCTGGCCGCTCATTTTTTACATTGTTGCTGTAATTGGAATTGCAATTCTTTTGCTAGGCTTTTTTGTAATTGAACAATATCATGCTAAAAAGCGGCCGCAATTTAATTGGTTAAGTTATGGCCTAATTGCAGCTGCCATGATCGTTTTTAGTTTAACCTTTGATCAAATTGGCAATGGTCTGGCTAATGTTTGGTTTTGGTTGGGACTGCTTATTGTTGCCGTGTTAGTGTGGCTGTTTGTTAAATCAGTTAAGCATAGTCAAAAACGATTAATTAATTTGGCGGTTTTTAAAAATAAAGCATTTATTTATGCTATGATTTCGTATCTTTTGTTGCAATTTATTAACATTGGGACAAGTTTTACGCTACCAAATTATGTTCAAATTGTAAATCATTCTAGTTCACTAATTGGCGGCTTAATTTTGTTACCGGGTTGTATTTTAAGTGGTATTCTTAATCCGTGGTTTGGGCATTTATATGATCAAAAAGGTGCCAAAATGCCGCTGTTAACTGGTGCGACATTTTGTATAATTGCATGTACTTTATTTGCCATCTTTAGTTTGAAAATTTCCACGTTAATGGTCGTTTTGTTTTATGGCATCATGATTATAGGGCGCCAATTAGCTTTTAATAATACGATGGCTGAAGCATCTAAACTGCAACCAGAGGAATTACGGACTGATGCGACAGCTGTTTTTCAAACTGGACAGCAGTATGCAGGTTCACTAGGGACAACAGCAATGGCGGCAATTATTTCTGCTTGGCAAAAAAGACCAGGAAATTATGCTCTGTTAACTGCTCAAGGCAGTAGAATGGCATTTATTGTGTTAATTATTGTAAGTATAATAATCATGTTAAGTTATCTAAAAATGTTCCAACTAGAAAAAGCAAAATAA
- a CDS encoding serine hydrolase domain-containing protein — protein sequence MIDYSTTQNLIESMVSERIVPGVNYAFIKDKQTFTSTVGFASIYPEVSQLSPFAEYDLASLTKVIATENILLKLYAEGKLNFSEPLHDFIPEFTDKRIRLFHLLTHTSGIRGWIAHRDQLSHDELIDAIIHLPVTDEFEHKMRYADTNFVLLGLVIKKIFKQPVQEVATNEILIPGGLTETTFKPSKSSCVPTALYNGQVLQGIPHDPKARQLGSDCGSAGLFSTMADLIKISKGYLGLDPNILPFSQDVVSQLFENKNPAGLKPRSWGWDLRWDPKFHYPLILHTGYTGTLMLLDRIKKTGLILLTNRVHPTGHNQIFLAMREKIIQSFLIENDN from the coding sequence ATGATTGATTACTCAACCACCCAAAACCTAATTGAATCAATGGTTTCAGAACGAATTGTACCAGGCGTAAATTACGCCTTTATCAAAGACAAGCAAACTTTCACTTCAACTGTTGGCTTCGCCAGTATCTATCCTGAAGTAAGTCAGCTTAGTCCCTTTGCAGAATATGATCTTGCAAGTTTAACCAAGGTCATCGCTACAGAGAATATTTTACTAAAATTATACGCAGAAGGCAAACTAAATTTTTCTGAACCACTACACGATTTTATTCCTGAATTTACTGACAAGCGAATTCGCCTATTTCACCTACTCACTCACACAAGTGGTATTCGTGGTTGGATTGCACATCGTGACCAATTAAGCCATGATGAACTGATTGATGCCATTATTCATTTGCCAGTCACAGATGAATTTGAGCACAAAATGCGTTATGCAGACACTAATTTTGTTTTATTAGGATTAGTTATCAAAAAAATCTTTAAACAACCAGTTCAAGAAGTTGCTACCAATGAAATTCTAATACCCGGTGGTCTTACTGAGACCACATTTAAGCCTAGTAAAAGCAGTTGTGTCCCTACTGCACTTTATAACGGACAAGTACTGCAAGGAATACCCCATGACCCTAAAGCCCGACAATTAGGCAGTGATTGTGGTTCAGCTGGCCTTTTCTCAACAATGGCAGACTTAATCAAAATTAGCAAAGGCTATCTTGGACTTGACCCCAATATTTTACCTTTCAGTCAGGACGTTGTCAGCCAACTATTTGAAAACAAAAATCCAGCCGGCCTTAAACCCCGGTCTTGGGGGTGGGATCTGCGTTGGGATCCTAAATTTCATTATCCACTCATCTTACATACGGGTTACACTGGCACATTAATGCTTCTCGATCGTATCAAAAAGACTGGCTTAATTCTCTTGACTAATCGTGTCCATCCAACTGGACATAATCAAATCTTTCTTGCAATGCGCGAAAAAATTATTCAAAGTTTTTTAATTGAAAATGACAACTAA
- a CDS encoding aldo/keto reductase, which produces MEANYKNYQTVKKSIDTSLAKLDLDYIDLLLIHAPEPWAEFHGTNHYFAENLAVWQAMEEAVQAGKVRSIGVSNFEEVDLDNILQNCTIKPVVNQLLTHIGNTNFELIDYSQKKGLLVEAYSPIAHGEMMKNEQLIKLAKKYQVSIPQLAIRYCLELGTVPLPKSRILKHIAANRKVNFTISPEDMQLLKAIPHIKDYSSSSNFPVFSGK; this is translated from the coding sequence GTGGAAGCTAATTATAAGAATTACCAAACGGTTAAAAAGTCGATTGATACATCGCTAGCAAAATTAGATTTGGATTATATTGACTTATTGCTAATTCATGCTCCTGAGCCATGGGCTGAATTTCATGGCACTAATCATTATTTTGCGGAAAATTTAGCAGTTTGGCAGGCAATGGAAGAAGCTGTGCAGGCTGGTAAAGTTCGCTCAATTGGTGTTTCTAATTTTGAAGAGGTTGATTTAGATAATATTCTACAAAATTGTACGATTAAACCAGTAGTTAATCAGTTATTAACGCATATTGGTAATACGAACTTCGAATTAATTGATTACAGTCAGAAAAAGGGTCTCTTGGTAGAAGCTTATTCGCCGATTGCTCATGGAGAAATGATGAAAAATGAGCAGCTAATCAAGTTGGCAAAGAAATATCAGGTATCAATTCCCCAATTAGCTATCAGATATTGTTTAGAGTTAGGAACTGTGCCGCTACCTAAGAGCAGAATTCTTAAACATATTGCCGCCAATCGGAAAGTAAATTTTACCATTTCTCCGGAAGATATGCAGTTACTCAAAGCAATTCCTCATATTAAGGATTATAGTTCTTCAAGCAACTTTCCAGTTTTTAGCGGTAAATAA
- a CDS encoding Mur ligase family protein, whose amino-acid sequence MNLKSGIAKAAGKSSYWFLHNVLKGGTSFPGKLAMKIDPQVLNALAHDYETVIVTGTNGKTMTTSLIVAALKQKYGDILTNPSGSNMEQGIVTAFLAHKKNAATRKIAVLEVDEANVKMVTELVHPSYYVLTNIFRDQMDRYGEIYTTYAKIVDGIKLAPKATIIANGDASIFSSVKLPNKKVFYGFNLDSEQKDNDTKAPVNTDGVLCPQCDHVIHFHDRIYANLGNFFCPNCGYHRPDLKYSVNQITSQTPNKLEFQMGAKNYSINIGGTYNIYNALAAYSVAREFGLNDDEVAQSFANNKRVFGRQELINYAGKDIDLILVKNPVGLDEVLHMLNTEPDDYSLVVLLNANHADGIDTSWIWDGQFEELNHEQIKHVIVGGLRRKDMHFRLEVAGFNLDNMTVAKDNDDLIRQIAKLPTKKVYILSTYTALLALRKTMAEKKIIKAGM is encoded by the coding sequence ATGAATCTAAAATCAGGAATTGCCAAGGCCGCTGGTAAATCAAGCTATTGGTTTCTTCATAATGTATTAAAAGGCGGTACCAGTTTTCCCGGTAAATTAGCGATGAAAATTGATCCGCAGGTGTTGAATGCACTGGCACATGATTATGAAACTGTCATTGTAACTGGGACTAATGGTAAAACGATGACGACATCATTAATTGTTGCTGCATTAAAGCAAAAATATGGTGATATTTTAACTAACCCGTCAGGCTCGAACATGGAACAAGGAATTGTAACTGCCTTCTTAGCTCACAAAAAAAATGCAGCTACCCGTAAAATTGCCGTACTTGAAGTTGATGAAGCTAATGTCAAGATGGTCACTGAATTAGTCCATCCTAGTTATTACGTCTTGACTAATATTTTTCGTGACCAGATGGATCGCTACGGTGAAATTTATACAACTTATGCCAAAATTGTCGACGGTATTAAGCTAGCTCCTAAGGCAACAATTATTGCTAATGGCGATGCCAGTATTTTTTCATCAGTGAAATTGCCTAATAAGAAAGTATTCTACGGCTTTAATTTGGATTCTGAGCAAAAGGATAACGATACTAAGGCCCCAGTTAATACTGACGGCGTCTTATGTCCACAATGTGACCACGTTATTCACTTTCATGACCGAATTTATGCTAATCTGGGGAATTTTTTCTGCCCTAATTGCGGCTACCATAGACCTGATTTAAAGTATAGTGTAAATCAAATTACGTCCCAAACACCGAATAAACTTGAATTTCAAATGGGAGCCAAAAATTATTCGATCAATATTGGTGGGACTTATAACATTTATAATGCTCTAGCTGCTTACTCTGTTGCTCGTGAGTTCGGTTTAAATGATGATGAAGTTGCACAGTCATTCGCTAATAACAAACGAGTTTTTGGTCGGCAAGAATTAATTAATTATGCTGGTAAGGATATTGATTTGATTTTAGTTAAAAATCCGGTGGGGCTTGACGAGGTACTGCACATGTTAAACACAGAACCAGATGATTACTCATTAGTTGTGCTACTTAACGCCAACCATGCAGATGGGATTGATACCTCATGGATTTGGGACGGCCAATTTGAAGAATTAAATCATGAGCAGATTAAGCACGTCATTGTTGGCGGTTTGCGTCGTAAAGACATGCACTTTAGGTTAGAAGTCGCTGGCTTCAACCTTGATAACATGACAGTGGCTAAAGACAACGATGATTTAATCAGGCAAATCGCTAAGCTGCCAACCAAAAAAGTTTACATTTTATCAACTTATACTGCCCTGTTAGCCTTACGTAAAACTATGGCTGAAAAGAAAATTATTAAGGCGGGAATGTAA
- a CDS encoding thymidine kinase produces MAQLFFHYGAMSSGKTIEILKDTHNYEAQGRKIALMTSGVDNRSGVGVVASRIGLHRVAVPIEHDTNIFNYIQKLSVEDEANGDGPIACVFIDEAQFLERHHVLECARIVDELKIPVMTFGLKNDFQNKLFEGSKYLLIFADKIKEIKTICHYCGRKATMNLRIHNGKPVYEGEQVQIGGDESYYPVCRFHYFHPGMAR; encoded by the coding sequence ATGGCACAATTATTTTTTCACTATGGTGCAATGAGTAGTGGCAAAACGATTGAAATTCTAAAGGATACACACAATTATGAAGCCCAGGGTCGCAAAATTGCTTTGATGACGAGTGGCGTTGACAACCGCAGTGGTGTAGGTGTTGTTGCTTCAAGAATCGGTTTGCATCGAGTAGCTGTGCCGATCGAGCATGACACAAATATCTTCAATTATATTCAAAAACTAAGTGTTGAAGATGAAGCAAATGGTGATGGTCCAATTGCCTGTGTTTTTATTGATGAGGCACAGTTTTTAGAGCGACATCATGTGTTAGAATGTGCCAGAATTGTTGATGAGCTTAAAATTCCGGTGATGACCTTTGGTCTCAAAAATGATTTTCAAAACAAATTATTTGAAGGCAGTAAATACTTACTAATTTTTGCAGATAAAATTAAGGAAATTAAAACAATTTGCCACTATTGTGGTCGCAAGGCTACAATGAACTTGCGTATTCACAATGGTAAGCCTGTTTATGAGGGCGAACAAGTTCAAATTGGCGGTGATGAAAGTTATTATCCGGTTTGCCGTTTTCATTATTTTCACCCAGGAATGGCGAGATAG
- the prfA gene encoding peptide chain release factor 1, which produces MDKVMARLEGLVAHYEELQEMMADPEVINDTKRYMAISKEEADLREVVQKYKKYKADKKEIADNKEIISSESDGDLVEMAKEENHDLEQEITNLEDQIKILMLPKDPNDDKDIIMEIRGAAGGDEASLFAGDLLRMYEKYAERQNWQVSVVDSEPTEVGGYKRIAIMITGDKVYSKLKYENGAHRVQRVPVTESQGRVHTSTATVAVMPEYEQVDLDLDPKDIRVDVYRSSGAGGQHINKTSSAVRMTHLPTGIVVAMQDQRSQQQNREKAMQILKSRVYDYYESQNRDQYDAKRKNAVGTGDRSERIRTYNYPQNRVTDHRIGLTLNKLDRIMNGELEEVIDALILYNQTKQLEELADQNA; this is translated from the coding sequence ATGGATAAAGTGATGGCACGACTTGAGGGCTTAGTAGCTCATTATGAGGAGCTGCAGGAAATGATGGCTGATCCAGAAGTCATTAATGATACTAAGCGCTATATGGCAATTTCTAAGGAAGAGGCTGATTTGCGCGAAGTGGTGCAGAAATACAAGAAATATAAGGCTGATAAGAAAGAAATTGCTGATAACAAAGAAATTATTTCTAGTGAAAGTGATGGTGACTTGGTTGAAATGGCCAAGGAAGAAAATCACGACCTTGAACAAGAAATTACCAATCTTGAAGATCAAATTAAAATCTTAATGCTGCCAAAAGACCCTAATGATGATAAGGACATCATTATGGAAATTCGTGGTGCTGCTGGCGGGGATGAAGCTTCCTTATTTGCTGGTGATTTGCTTAGAATGTATGAAAAATATGCTGAGCGGCAAAATTGGCAGGTGTCAGTTGTTGATAGTGAACCGACAGAAGTCGGCGGTTATAAACGAATCGCGATTATGATTACTGGTGACAAAGTTTATTCTAAATTGAAGTACGAAAATGGTGCTCACCGAGTACAACGGGTTCCTGTAACTGAATCGCAAGGTCGGGTACATACGTCAACTGCAACAGTTGCGGTAATGCCTGAATATGAGCAAGTTGACTTGGATCTTGATCCTAAGGATATTCGGGTTGATGTCTATCGTTCAAGTGGTGCTGGTGGTCAGCATATTAACAAAACTTCTAGTGCTGTACGGATGACGCACTTACCAACTGGAATTGTGGTTGCGATGCAGGATCAGCGTAGTCAGCAGCAAAATCGGGAAAAGGCAATGCAAATTTTGAAATCACGGGTTTATGATTATTATGAAAGTCAAAACCGGGATCAATATGATGCTAAGCGAAAGAATGCTGTGGGTACTGGTGATCGTTCAGAACGGATCAGAACCTATAATTATCCGCAAAATCGGGTAACAGATCACCGGATTGGTTTGACTTTGAATAAGCTTGACCGAATTATGAATGGCGAACTTGAAGAAGTCATTGATGCTTTGATTTTGTACAATCAAACTAAGCAATTAGAGGAGCTGGCTGACCAAAATGCCTAA
- the prmC gene encoding peptide chain release factor N(5)-glutamine methyltransferase has translation MPKIETLKDLRVWAVEAAPEARQEDVEFLLAERLNFTPSEFELKQDDQLTPDQLKQAQKDIKKLAKGTSPQYILGYSWFYGYKIMVQRGVLIPRFETEELVAWALEHLQTGDKVLDLGTGSGCITVALAKEAAKKGITALNLFASDVTDAALRTSEENFLTYNIDVTVRKANILIGLEKFDTIISNPPYIKETERNIMDQNVLQNEPKEALFGGKDGLNFYQKFAKQVREHLNSHGEFFLEYGFSEKKQLEELFAKELPDFTVEFKNDMAGKPRMVYGKWNK, from the coding sequence ATGCCTAAGATTGAAACCTTAAAAGATTTACGTGTTTGGGCTGTTGAAGCAGCACCAGAAGCAAGACAAGAAGATGTGGAATTTCTATTAGCTGAACGTTTAAATTTCACGCCTAGTGAATTTGAACTAAAGCAGGATGACCAATTAACACCTGACCAATTAAAACAGGCACAAAAAGATATTAAGAAGCTAGCTAAAGGAACTTCACCGCAGTATATTTTAGGTTATTCGTGGTTTTATGGTTATAAAATTATGGTACAACGTGGCGTTTTGATTCCACGATTTGAAACTGAAGAATTGGTTGCTTGGGCCTTAGAACATTTGCAAACAGGTGATAAGGTGCTTGACTTGGGGACAGGATCTGGCTGTATTACAGTTGCCTTGGCTAAAGAAGCTGCCAAAAAGGGAATCACCGCCCTAAATTTATTTGCATCTGACGTTACTGATGCTGCTCTTAGAACTAGTGAAGAGAATTTTTTAACCTATAATATTGATGTTACTGTTCGTAAGGCTAATATTTTAATTGGTTTAGAAAAATTTGATACAATCATTTCTAATCCGCCTTATATTAAGGAAACTGAGCGAAATATTATGGATCAGAATGTTTTGCAAAATGAACCTAAAGAGGCTCTGTTTGGTGGTAAAGATGGGCTTAATTTTTATCAAAAATTTGCCAAACAAGTTCGTGAACATTTAAATAGTCATGGAGAGTTTTTCTTAGAGTATGGTTTCAGTGAAAAAAAGCAGCTTGAAGAACTGTTTGCCAAAGAATTACCGGACTTTACGGTTGAATTTAAAAATGACATGGCAGGTAAGCCACGTATGGTTTATGGAAAGTGGAATAAGTAG
- a CDS encoding L-threonylcarbamoyladenylate synthase, whose translation METKIFSEGQIDEAVKLLAAGELVAFPTETVYGLGAIATNEKSVKGVYAAKGRPSDNPLIVTVADADMMAKYAKEVPERAQKLIKQFWPGPLTLLLFVKPGSLPSAVTGGLDTVAFRCPDDKLTHDLIAKLGSPIVGPSANTSTKPSPTTAQHVYHDLKGKIAGIIDGGATRVGLESTIIDLSVETPIVLRPGEITPEELSAVLGEKVLINTGKVTDQDVPKAPGMKYRHYAPAAPVMVVDDGRDFAKIKFDKTTGVMALETELAKITVPDENKFSLGQNLAAADHNLFSGLRYFDDKKEIKQIYVQGFSGSEETLAYMNRLNKAAAGHHFQIK comes from the coding sequence ATGGAAACGAAAATTTTTTCTGAAGGACAAATTGATGAGGCAGTCAAATTATTGGCTGCAGGTGAATTAGTCGCTTTTCCAACGGAAACGGTTTACGGTCTTGGGGCAATTGCAACTAATGAAAAATCGGTCAAGGGTGTTTATGCAGCTAAAGGGCGACCAAGTGACAATCCGTTAATTGTAACTGTTGCAGATGCTGACATGATGGCCAAATATGCTAAAGAAGTGCCTGAACGGGCTCAGAAATTAATCAAGCAATTTTGGCCGGGTCCATTAACTTTGTTGTTATTTGTTAAACCGGGCAGTTTGCCAAGTGCCGTTACTGGTGGCTTAGATACAGTTGCCTTTCGCTGTCCCGATGATAAGTTGACTCATGACCTAATTGCTAAGTTGGGTTCGCCGATTGTTGGTCCATCAGCTAATACTTCAACTAAACCAAGTCCAACTACTGCTCAACATGTTTATCATGATTTGAAGGGGAAAATTGCTGGAATTATTGACGGTGGTGCAACTAGAGTAGGACTTGAGTCTACTATTATTGACTTATCAGTTGAAACTCCAATTGTTTTGCGGCCGGGTGAAATTACGCCAGAAGAACTAAGTGCGGTGTTAGGCGAAAAAGTTTTAATCAATACTGGTAAAGTTACAGATCAAGATGTGCCAAAAGCTCCGGGAATGAAGTACCGTCATTATGCACCAGCTGCACCAGTTATGGTCGTTGATGATGGGCGTGATTTTGCCAAAATTAAGTTTGACAAAACAACAGGTGTAATGGCTCTTGAAACTGAATTAGCCAAAATTACTGTACCTGATGAAAACAAATTTAGCTTGGGTCAAAATTTGGCTGCTGCTGATCATAATTTGTTTAGTGGGCTCCGTTATTTTGACGATAAAAAAGAGATTAAGCAGATTTATGTTCAAGGTTTTAGCGGTAGTGAAGAAACTTTAGCCTATATGAATCGGTTAAATAAGGCTGCTGCTGGTCATCATTTTCAAATAAAATAA
- the upp gene encoding uracil phosphoribosyltransferase, whose protein sequence is MGKFTVLNHPLIQHKLTIIRRKETSSNEFRRIVGEIGGLMTYEITRDLPLQDVEIETPIGKTTQKEIAGKKMTIVPILRAGIGMLNGVMEMIPSAKVGVIGMYRDEDTLKPHEYFCKMPKDIAERECLVVDPMLATGGSANMAIEALKKRGVKDIKLAVLVAAPEGVKAIQEENPDVDIYAAAEDDKLLPNGYIFPGLGDAGDRLFGTK, encoded by the coding sequence ATGGGTAAATTTACAGTTTTGAATCATCCGTTGATTCAGCACAAGTTAACCATTATTAGACGTAAGGAAACGAGTTCGAATGAATTCCGGCGCATTGTTGGTGAAATCGGTGGGTTAATGACCTATGAAATTACCAGAGACTTACCATTGCAAGATGTTGAAATTGAAACACCGATTGGTAAGACTACTCAAAAAGAAATTGCTGGTAAGAAGATGACAATTGTACCAATTTTACGTGCCGGAATCGGAATGCTTAATGGAGTAATGGAAATGATTCCGTCAGCTAAAGTTGGCGTAATTGGAATGTATCGTGATGAAGATACGTTAAAACCGCATGAATATTTCTGTAAAATGCCGAAAGATATCGCTGAACGTGAATGTTTAGTTGTTGATCCGATGTTAGCAACGGGTGGTTCTGCTAACATGGCAATTGAAGCCTTGAAAAAGCGGGGCGTTAAAGATATTAAGCTTGCTGTTTTAGTTGCAGCTCCTGAAGGTGTTAAGGCGATCCAAGAAGAAAATCCGGATGTTGATATCTACGCTGCTGCTGAAGATGACAAACTATTGCCGAACGGCTATATTTTCCCTGGTCTGGGGGATGCCGGTGACCGTTTATTTGGGACAAAATAA